One Tomitella gaofuii DNA segment encodes these proteins:
- a CDS encoding ABC transporter substrate-binding protein, giving the protein MAHPSLTRAGSLLLALVTAATLAGCAGADASDSSAPSVTNGFIGAQPDDGDPTPGGTLSYATLTGITSLDPTDRQDSGSTGGSEMAAIYDLLMRYDPVAKEYEPQLARSLSPNADGSVWTLSLRPDAMFSDGTPVDADAVVWSIRRYLDEKGTQAQVWQESVENMRVVDATTVQFTLKRPWQQFPFMLASGPGMIVAPSSMATGSFTAIGAGPFTVEQFAPQNRLTLTANPRYWGGPPALESVRFPVIQGEQPKLDALRNGDIDVAYLRRSDTIQNALSAGAIGFLNTVDMGAVGMINQRQGRAASDLRVRKAIVAAIDPGLYNERAEAGAGMPGSAMFQSWSTWHSDAPVSGYDPAAAKKYLDEAKADGYDGRLTYFTTNNAQTQKNALAYKSMLEAVGFTVDIQYAPTIADFIRGIYVDHDFDIAHSGMSVQEEAPFVRLYGNFHSDSASNVLGYANSDMDALLERVQSSGDVEDKRAALADVQKLVNQTAPLVTLGAGQVLVTWSEDVHGITPSADGIMLFDDAWVASGAQS; this is encoded by the coding sequence ATGGCACACCCCTCACTGACCCGCGCGGGGTCGCTTCTCCTCGCGCTCGTCACCGCCGCGACATTGGCTGGTTGCGCGGGTGCCGACGCATCCGACTCCTCCGCTCCATCAGTGACGAACGGTTTCATCGGCGCACAACCTGACGACGGCGATCCGACTCCAGGCGGGACACTCTCGTATGCCACGCTGACTGGCATCACGAGCCTGGATCCCACCGATCGACAGGACAGCGGGTCGACAGGTGGCAGCGAAATGGCCGCCATCTACGACCTGTTGATGCGCTACGACCCAGTCGCGAAGGAATACGAGCCCCAGCTTGCCCGTTCGCTCTCCCCGAACGCGGACGGCTCGGTCTGGACGCTCTCGCTACGGCCCGACGCGATGTTCAGCGACGGCACGCCGGTGGATGCGGATGCGGTGGTCTGGAGCATCCGGCGGTACCTCGACGAGAAGGGCACGCAAGCTCAGGTGTGGCAGGAGTCGGTCGAGAATATGCGTGTCGTGGATGCGACCACCGTGCAGTTCACGCTCAAGCGGCCCTGGCAGCAGTTTCCGTTCATGCTGGCCTCCGGACCCGGGATGATCGTGGCTCCGTCGTCGATGGCCACGGGATCCTTCACCGCGATCGGCGCGGGCCCCTTCACCGTCGAACAGTTCGCACCGCAGAATCGGCTCACCCTCACCGCGAATCCCCGGTACTGGGGCGGACCGCCTGCGCTGGAGAGCGTGCGGTTCCCCGTGATCCAAGGTGAGCAGCCCAAACTGGACGCCCTCCGCAACGGCGATATCGACGTCGCATACCTGCGACGTTCCGACACGATCCAGAACGCCCTCTCCGCCGGCGCCATCGGCTTTCTCAACACCGTCGATATGGGCGCGGTCGGCATGATCAATCAGCGACAGGGCAGGGCGGCGTCGGATCTCCGGGTGCGCAAGGCCATCGTCGCCGCGATCGATCCTGGCCTCTACAACGAGCGCGCGGAGGCCGGTGCGGGAATGCCCGGAAGCGCGATGTTCCAATCCTGGTCGACTTGGCACAGCGATGCACCGGTGAGCGGATACGATCCTGCGGCGGCGAAGAAGTATCTGGATGAGGCCAAGGCCGACGGCTACGACGGCAGACTCACCTACTTCACCACCAACAACGCCCAGACCCAGAAGAACGCCCTAGCTTACAAGTCCATGCTGGAGGCGGTGGGATTCACGGTGGACATCCAGTACGCGCCCACCATCGCGGACTTCATTCGCGGAATCTACGTGGACCACGACTTCGACATCGCGCACTCCGGCATGAGCGTCCAGGAGGAGGCGCCCTTCGTGCGGCTGTACGGAAACTTCCACAGCGACTCGGCGTCGAACGTCCTCGGATACGCAAACTCCGACATGGACGCTTTGTTGGAACGCGTCCAATCGTCAGGGGACGTGGAAGACAAGCGCGCCGCACTCGCCGACGTGCAGAAGCTGGTGAATCAGACGGCACCGTTGGTGACGCTGGGCGCCGGCCAGGTCCTCGTCACCTGGAGCGAAGATGTCCATGGGATCACCCCGAGCGCAGACGGCATCATGCTTTTCGACGACGCGTGGGTGGCTTCCGGCGCCCAAAGCTGA
- a CDS encoding AMP-binding protein yields the protein MNEQTAGCAGVHQRGPTMNSAVFAALRRYPDRVAFSWDGGHCTYREAADMIGRFQAVLAARGCARGQVIALLGGNRAEVWCAGAAAGGLGMATTWLHPLGSTADRLFQLDDSGASVLLVDERRFPHQGGELAAACAERGVDVLSLGPSPFAPDLATLAERHGPATVVDLARPSDLSNIGYTGGTTGTPKGVERSHAANAAVTGAVLAGFELPPVPRFLAAAPISHVGGSKVVPTLIRGGTVHLVTGFDPSATLRAIGEHGINCTLLVPSMIYALLDAPELGRADLSPLELVLYGASPISPDRLGEGLDRLGPVFSQMFGQTECYPISLLRRDEHRVDEPGLLASCGFPLPGVAVSIRGEDGSEVPDGEPGELCVRGGPVMDRYHERPDLTDEALAGGWLHTGDVARRDERGYLYIVDRKKDMIISGGFNVYPREVEDALAAHPAVSAAAVYGVPDARWGEAVTASVVLRPGAAAGEAELIAHIRERKGPVLTPKSVRILDALPLTAVGKIDKRRLRGDHPA from the coding sequence ATGAACGAGCAGACGGCCGGCTGTGCGGGGGTGCATCAGCGCGGGCCCACGATGAACAGCGCCGTGTTCGCCGCGCTGCGCCGGTACCCGGACCGCGTCGCGTTCTCGTGGGACGGCGGACACTGCACCTACCGCGAGGCGGCGGACATGATCGGCCGGTTCCAGGCCGTCCTGGCGGCACGGGGGTGCGCCCGCGGCCAGGTGATCGCGCTGCTCGGCGGCAACCGCGCGGAGGTCTGGTGCGCGGGCGCCGCGGCGGGCGGGCTGGGCATGGCGACGACGTGGCTGCACCCGCTGGGCTCGACGGCCGACCGGCTGTTCCAGCTCGACGACTCCGGGGCGTCGGTGCTCCTCGTCGACGAGCGGCGGTTCCCCCACCAGGGCGGCGAGCTGGCCGCGGCGTGCGCCGAGCGCGGTGTGGACGTACTCTCCCTCGGCCCGTCCCCGTTCGCGCCCGACCTGGCCACGCTCGCCGAGCGGCACGGGCCCGCGACCGTCGTCGACCTCGCCCGCCCGTCCGACCTGTCCAACATCGGCTACACCGGCGGCACCACCGGCACGCCCAAGGGCGTCGAGCGCAGCCACGCCGCCAACGCCGCGGTCACCGGCGCGGTGCTGGCCGGGTTCGAGCTGCCGCCCGTGCCGCGGTTCCTGGCGGCGGCGCCGATCAGCCACGTCGGCGGGTCGAAGGTGGTGCCCACGCTGATCCGCGGCGGCACGGTGCACCTGGTCACCGGATTCGACCCGAGCGCGACGCTGCGCGCGATCGGGGAGCACGGGATCAACTGCACACTGCTGGTGCCGTCGATGATCTACGCGCTGCTGGACGCCCCCGAACTCGGCCGCGCCGACCTCTCGCCGCTCGAGCTCGTTCTCTACGGCGCCTCCCCGATCTCGCCCGACCGGCTCGGCGAGGGGCTGGACAGGCTGGGGCCCGTGTTCTCACAGATGTTCGGGCAGACCGAGTGCTACCCGATCTCGCTGCTGCGGCGCGACGAACACCGGGTGGACGAGCCGGGGCTGCTGGCGTCGTGCGGCTTCCCGCTTCCCGGTGTGGCCGTGTCGATCCGCGGCGAAGACGGGTCCGAGGTGCCGGACGGTGAGCCGGGCGAGCTGTGCGTGCGCGGCGGGCCGGTGATGGACCGCTATCACGAGCGCCCCGACCTCACGGACGAGGCGCTGGCCGGCGGCTGGCTGCACACCGGCGACGTCGCACGGCGCGACGAGCGCGGCTATCTCTACATCGTGGACCGTAAGAAGGACATGATCATCTCCGGCGGGTTCAACGTGTATCCGCGGGAGGTGGAGGACGCGCTCGCGGCGCACCCGGCGGTATCGGCTGCCGCGGTGTACGGCGTGCCCGACGCGCGCTGGGGCGAGGCGGTGACGGCGTCGGTGGTCCTGCGCCCGGGGGCGGCAGCGGGCGAGGCCGAGCTGATCGCGCACATCCGGGAACGCAAGGGGCCGGTGCTCACTCCGAAGTCGGTGCGGATACTCGATGCGTTGCCGCTCACCGCCGTGGGCAAGATCGACAAGCGGCGGCTGCGGGGTGACCACCCGGCCTGA
- a CDS encoding NAD(P)H-dependent flavin oxidoreductase yields the protein MPEAPALLAPGGALSADRLRVPLIAAPMLGVSGVDLAAAACRAGVVGAFPTANARTVDELDHWLTTLDAVVAKAAASGTPAAPYAPNLIIRQPRLTDDLACLTRHAVELVITSVGAPGAVIGPLHDAGTAVFADVGTLRHAERAVAQGADGLILLTAGAGGQTGWLNPFAFVRAVRGFFDGPLVLAGGLSDGHALWAARAAGYDLAYMGTRFIAAEESLASDGYRRMLVDSTADDVVLTRAFTGLRTNMLAPSIRANGLDPARLDEQITVADSAQVFGSAAPPGPRRYKDIWSAGHSVSGVAGVDSAAEIAEQTRREYEAAREATRRELR from the coding sequence ATGCCCGAAGCCCCCGCGCTCCTCGCCCCGGGCGGTGCGCTGTCCGCCGACCGTCTGCGCGTGCCGCTCATCGCCGCGCCGATGCTCGGCGTGTCCGGCGTCGACCTGGCGGCCGCCGCGTGCCGGGCCGGGGTGGTGGGCGCGTTCCCCACCGCCAACGCCCGCACCGTCGACGAGCTCGACCACTGGCTGACCACGCTCGACGCCGTCGTCGCGAAGGCCGCCGCGTCGGGGACGCCCGCCGCGCCGTACGCACCGAACCTCATCATCCGGCAGCCGCGGCTCACCGACGACCTCGCCTGCCTCACCCGACACGCCGTCGAGCTCGTCATCACCAGCGTCGGCGCCCCCGGCGCGGTGATCGGCCCGCTGCACGACGCGGGCACCGCCGTGTTCGCCGACGTCGGCACCCTGCGGCACGCCGAACGTGCCGTGGCCCAGGGCGCCGACGGGCTGATCCTGCTCACCGCGGGCGCAGGCGGGCAGACCGGATGGCTGAACCCGTTCGCGTTCGTGCGCGCGGTGCGCGGCTTCTTCGACGGCCCGCTGGTGCTGGCCGGCGGGCTCTCCGACGGACACGCGCTGTGGGCCGCGCGCGCCGCCGGCTACGACCTGGCCTACATGGGCACCCGGTTCATCGCCGCCGAGGAGTCGCTGGCCTCCGACGGGTACCGGCGGATGCTCGTCGACAGCACCGCCGACGACGTCGTCCTCACACGCGCGTTCACCGGGCTGCGCACCAACATGCTCGCCCCGTCGATCCGCGCGAACGGCCTCGACCCGGCGCGGCTCGACGAGCAGATCACCGTGGCGGACTCCGCCCAGGTGTTCGGCAGCGCCGCGCCGCCGGGTCCGCGCAGATACAAGGACATCTGGAGCGCCGGGCACTCGGTATCGGGCGTGGCGGGCGTGGACAGCGCCGCCGAGATCGCGGAGCAGACCCGGCGCGAATACGAGGCTGCCCGCGAGGCCACGAGGAGGGAACTGCGATGA
- a CDS encoding phosphotransferase family protein, translating to MTRHPVPDGVNTTVTTTRTDLDELAAALQSWLRTAEDDQSITVEDLERSESSGMSSVTVLFTAVRGGDRSAQVLRLAPEPSALPVFPGYDLHRQAAVTGALADAGLVPVPRVRRVEESPEPLGRPFLVMDRADGTAPPDNPPYVFGGPLVDATPAERDRMQRASVALLAGVHATPPPDALLADGPAGTGLARLVDDTVAYYEWTVANGGVRVPILEDGLRRLRDERPAQASPDVLAWGDARIGNILYRDFEPTAALDWEGAALAPPEYDVAWFVFFHRMYQDMAASFGKPGLPGFLRAADVLGQYRADSDRALHDMPYFLMLSAVRMGIIFARIKARSVHFGDTPAPADPDEYVLHHRMLRALLDDRYEWEI from the coding sequence ATGACGCGACACCCTGTCCCCGACGGCGTCAACACCACCGTCACCACCACCCGCACCGACCTGGACGAGCTGGCGGCGGCGCTGCAGTCGTGGCTGCGCACCGCCGAGGACGATCAGTCGATCACCGTCGAGGACCTCGAGCGTTCGGAGTCGTCGGGCATGTCGAGCGTGACGGTCCTGTTTACCGCGGTGCGCGGCGGAGATCGTTCCGCGCAGGTGCTGCGGTTGGCGCCCGAACCGTCGGCGCTGCCGGTGTTCCCCGGCTACGACCTGCACCGACAGGCCGCGGTGACGGGCGCGCTCGCCGACGCGGGCCTGGTGCCGGTCCCCCGGGTGCGCCGGGTGGAGGAGTCGCCGGAGCCACTCGGCCGGCCGTTCCTCGTGATGGACCGGGCCGACGGCACCGCCCCGCCCGACAACCCGCCGTACGTGTTCGGCGGCCCGCTCGTCGACGCCACGCCCGCCGAGCGCGACCGGATGCAGCGCGCCTCCGTCGCCCTGCTCGCCGGGGTGCACGCGACGCCGCCGCCGGACGCCCTGCTCGCCGACGGGCCGGCCGGCACCGGCCTGGCACGCCTGGTCGACGACACCGTCGCGTATTACGAGTGGACCGTCGCCAACGGCGGTGTGCGCGTGCCGATCCTGGAGGACGGGCTGCGCCGGCTTCGCGACGAGCGGCCCGCACAGGCCTCACCCGACGTGCTGGCCTGGGGCGACGCGCGCATCGGCAACATCCTCTACCGCGACTTCGAGCCCACTGCGGCACTGGACTGGGAGGGCGCCGCGCTGGCGCCGCCCGAGTACGACGTCGCCTGGTTCGTGTTCTTCCACCGCATGTACCAGGACATGGCCGCGTCGTTCGGCAAGCCCGGCCTTCCCGGGTTCCTGCGCGCCGCCGACGTGCTCGGACAGTACCGCGCCGACTCGGACCGCGCGCTGCACGACATGCCGTACTTCCTCATGCTCTCCGCGGTGCGGATGGGCATCATCTTCGCCCGCATCAAGGCGCGCTCGGTGCACTTCGGCGACACCCCCGCGCCCGCCGACCCCGACGAGTACGTGCTGCACCACCGGATGCTGCGCGCCCTCCTCGACGACCGCTACGAATGGGAGATCTGA
- a CDS encoding ABC transporter substrate-binding protein, producing MRTTRGLLIAATATALLLTGCSSGGTADSARDISEVTAGLLDGADSAEEVQGGTVSYAPFSGVSTLDPVRQDGGSTGGSQMAAIYDLLMRYDAAADEYVPQLAAGLEPNGDNTVWTLALRDGATFSDGTPADAESVKWSVERYLTKRGTHAQLWSSAVERIDVVDPLTARITLTKPWPQFPALLAAGPGMIVAPSSMATGTFRPIGAGPFTVADFQPGTALTLAARDDYWGGTPPLDTLRFPVITSEDGRLDALRNGDIDAAYMRSPDVVADALTTEDAGYLYNANMGAVLAINQRPGRAAADPRVRRAIVAAVDPALFDQRANKGKGMPGSAMFEQWSRWGPTEAAGYDPDLARRLLDEAKADGYDGVLTYAGLNAAYAQSHALAIQSMLEAVGFTVELDFKPSMADLIAALYAKHDFDIGESGFNVADEAPYVRLFSNLHSGSSSNVLGVASPEADGLLDALQTADDEQARQAALDDLQSWVNTEAPFAALGATKNFVAWRGITGVVPSADGIMLFGDAARTEG from the coding sequence ATGCGCACCACCCGCGGTCTACTGATCGCCGCCACAGCGACCGCCCTCCTTCTCACCGGCTGCAGCAGCGGCGGCACCGCCGACTCCGCGCGCGACATCTCCGAGGTCACCGCGGGCCTGCTCGACGGTGCCGACTCCGCCGAGGAAGTCCAGGGCGGCACCGTCTCCTACGCCCCCTTCTCCGGCGTCAGCACCCTCGACCCGGTCCGCCAGGACGGCGGGTCGACGGGCGGCAGCCAGATGGCCGCGATCTACGACCTGCTGATGCGGTACGACGCGGCCGCCGACGAGTACGTCCCGCAGCTCGCCGCCGGATTGGAACCGAACGGCGACAACACGGTATGGACGCTCGCCCTCCGCGACGGGGCCACGTTCAGCGACGGCACCCCGGCCGACGCCGAGTCCGTCAAGTGGAGCGTGGAGCGGTATCTGACGAAGCGGGGCACGCACGCGCAACTCTGGTCGTCGGCAGTGGAGCGCATCGACGTCGTCGACCCGCTGACCGCCCGCATCACGCTGACGAAGCCCTGGCCGCAGTTCCCCGCACTGCTCGCTGCCGGCCCTGGCATGATCGTCGCCCCGTCGTCCATGGCCACCGGCACGTTCCGCCCCATCGGCGCCGGACCGTTCACCGTCGCGGACTTCCAGCCGGGCACCGCGCTCACACTGGCCGCGCGCGACGACTACTGGGGCGGCACCCCGCCTCTGGACACCCTGCGCTTTCCCGTGATCACCAGCGAGGACGGCCGCCTGGACGCCCTGCGCAACGGCGACATCGACGCCGCCTACATGCGCTCGCCCGACGTGGTGGCGGACGCGCTGACCACCGAGGATGCCGGCTACCTCTACAACGCCAACATGGGCGCGGTGCTGGCGATCAACCAGCGGCCCGGACGCGCCGCCGCCGACCCGCGCGTCCGCCGCGCGATCGTCGCCGCAGTCGACCCCGCCCTGTTCGACCAACGCGCCAACAAAGGCAAGGGCATGCCGGGGAGCGCGATGTTCGAGCAGTGGTCGCGTTGGGGTCCCACGGAGGCGGCCGGCTACGACCCGGACCTCGCCCGGCGCCTCCTCGACGAGGCCAAGGCCGACGGATACGACGGCGTGCTCACCTACGCCGGCCTCAACGCCGCCTACGCGCAGTCGCATGCGCTGGCGATCCAGTCGATGCTGGAGGCCGTCGGATTCACCGTGGAGCTCGACTTCAAGCCCAGCATGGCCGACCTCATCGCCGCCCTGTACGCCAAGCACGATTTCGACATCGGCGAGTCCGGCTTCAACGTCGCGGACGAGGCCCCGTACGTCCGGCTGTTCAGCAACCTGCACAGCGGCTCCAGCTCCAACGTGCTCGGCGTCGCGAGCCCGGAGGCCGACGGGCTCCTCGACGCGCTGCAGACGGCCGACGACGAGCAGGCACGGCAGGCCGCCCTGGACGACCTGCAGTCATGGGTGAACACCGAGGCCCCGTTCGCTGCGCTCGGCGCCACCAAGAACTTCGTCGCCTGGCGCGGCATCACCGGCGTGGTCCCCAGCGCCGACGGGATCATGCTGTTCGGCGACGCGGCCAGGACCGAGGGGTGA